A genomic region of Elaeis guineensis isolate ETL-2024a chromosome 9, EG11, whole genome shotgun sequence contains the following coding sequences:
- the LOC105052115 gene encoding LOW QUALITY PROTEIN: putative pentatricopeptide repeat-containing protein At3g11460, mitochondrial (The sequence of the model RefSeq protein was modified relative to this genomic sequence to represent the inferred CDS: deleted 2 bases in 1 codon): MAAALHLSVPSTAPPDTSNPSTILKSSNLSLATPPSILLQRVTDPKSLKQIHAQIIKSRSPQTLQVQTKFISLYSLFNQMDFAELCFQRIPFKLQFAYNAMIRGYSTHGFFEKALFLYSKMLYSDSTPPDKFTFPFILKSCAALSAPSEAREAHGRIIKTGLASDVHISTSLVDFYMKLGEVGIARQVFDKIPLKNTVCWNALIAGYAYNESDVEAVDAFKWMIELGFEPNSSTMASVLPAVGRLGDLEEGKLMHKLIIEKGVEIKEPVINSLIAMYGKCGEMETARQLFDEMLGGLLFLGLWISTYAQNGKFAKALELFICMQAYGVKPTAVTVASMLPACADMMHIKLGMKVHGYSIKNGFDLDIIMSTALVDMYAKCGCIAEARRVFDEMPERNIVSWNAMINAFGLHGQVMDALEWFAMMQLNGMKPNGSTFVSLISACSHAGMVAEGLECFKSMSKDYDLVPETKHYACVVDLLGRAGRLKEAYELIKAMPLEPDDSAWGALLGACRVHKDVELGKMAALKALELKPREPGYYVLLTNIYAGSGRWADAQKLREVMKEKKILKEAGCSSIEDGGIVHSFVVGDSKHPEWKKIYKKMEEIEEKLKEEGYVPDTSLVLHEEIEKSERLAMHSERIALAFGLLKIPDGIPIKITKNLRVCGDCHSAFKLASRIYKREIVLRDLRRFHTFESGNCSCKDYW; the protein is encoded by the exons atggcggCAGCTCTCCATCTCTCCGTCCCCAGTACCGCTCCTCCGGACACTTCAAACCCCTCCACCATCCTGAAATCTTCTAATCTCTCACTAGCAACCCCTCCTTCCATTCTCCTCCAAAGGGTCACAGATCCCAAATCTCTCAAGCAAATCCATGCACAAATCATCAAATCCCGGTCCCCGCAAACACTCCAAGTTCAAACCAAGTTCATCAGCCTCTACTCTCTGTTCAACCAAATGGACTTCGCTGAGCTCTGCTTCCAGCGAATCCCATTCAAACTCCAATTTGCTTACAATGCAATGATCCGAGGCTACTCCACTCATGGATTTTTCGAAAAAGCCCTCTTTTTGTACTCCAAAATGCTCTACAGTGATTCTACACCGCCTGATAAGTTCACTTTCCCGTTCATTCTAAAGTCATGCGCTGCTCTCTCTGCGCCCTCCGAGGCCAGAGAAGCTCATGGGAGGATAATAAAGACAGGGCTCGCATCTGATGTTCATATCTCGACGTCGCTTGTTGACTTTTATATGAAATTGGGTGAGGTGGGAATCGCTCGACAAGTGTTTGATAAGATCCCTTTGAAGAACACTGTCTGTTGGAATGCTTTGATTGCGGGCTATGCTTATAATGAGTCGGACGTGGAAGCAGTTGATGCTTTTAAATGGATGATAGAACTGGGTTTCGAGCCTAATTCGTCTACTATGGCATCAGTACTTCCAGCGGTTGGTCGGCTTGGTGATCTAGAAGAAGGGAAGCTTATGCATAAATTGATTATAGAAAAAGGCGTCGAGATAAAGGAGCCAGTGATCAACAGTCTGATTGCGATGTATGGAAAATGTGGGGAAATGGAAACTGCCCGCCAACTCTTTGATGAAATGCTGGGAGGACTGCTGTTTCTTGGACTGTG GATCTCAACTTATGCCCAAAATGGGAAATTTGCCAAGGCTTTAGAGTTGTTCATTTGTATGCAAGCTTATGGTGTTAAGCCCACAGCGGTCACAGTGGCCAGCATGCTACCAGCTTGTGCTGATATGATGCATATTAAACTAGGAATGAAGGTTCATGGATACAGTATTAAAAATGGGTTTGATTTGGATATTATCATGAGCACTGCTCTTGTGGACATGTATGCAAAGTGTGGTTGTATTGCAGAGGCTCGACGTGTCTTTGATGAGATGCCTGAGAGAAACATAGTTTCATGGAATGCAATGATTAATGCTTTTGGGCTCCATGGCCAAGTGATGGATGCACTGGAATGGTTTGCAATGATGCAACTCAATGGAATGAAGCCAAATGGTAGCACATTTGTTTCATTGATCTCTGCCTGCAGTCATGCAGGCATGGTGGCAGAGGGATTGGAGTGCTTCAAGTCCATGAGCAAGGATTACGATCTTGTTCCTGAGACAAAGCATTATGCATGTGTGGTGGATCTACTCGGGCGTGCTGGGAGGCTTAAAGAAGCTTATGAGTTGATAAAAGCTATGCCTTTAGAACCTGATGATTCCGCATGGGGTGCATTGCTTGGTGCTTGTAGAGTTCACAAGGATGTCGAGCTTGGCAAAATGGCTGCACTGAAGGCTCTCGAGCTTAAGCCAAGGGAACCAGGTTATTATGTTCTTTTAACAAATATATATGCAGGAAGTGGTAGATGGGCAGATGCTCAGAAACTGAGAGAGGTGATGAAAGAGAAGAAGATACTGAAAGAAGCAGGTTGCAGTTCTATTGAGGATGGTGGGATTGTTCATTCGTTTGTTGTAGGTGATTCCAAACATCCTGAATGGAAGAAGATATACAAGAAGATGGAGGAGATAGAGGAGAAGTTGAAGGAAGAAGGCTATGTTCCTGATACTAGCTTGGTGTTGCATGAGGAGATCGAGAAAAGTGAGAGGCTTGCTATGCACAGTGAGAGGATAGCCTTGGCATTTGGGCTCCTCAAGATACCTGATGGGATCCCTATCAAAATAACTAAGAACTTGAGAGTATGTGGGGACTGCCATTCTGCTTTTAAGCTTGCATCCAGGATCTATAAAAGGGAGATTGTTCTAAGAGACTTGCGTCGGTTTCATACGTTTGAAAGTGGCAACTGTTCATGCAAGGATTACTGGTGA
- the LOC105052114 gene encoding LOW QUALITY PROTEIN: small ribosomal subunit protein eS25 (The sequence of the model RefSeq protein was modified relative to this genomic sequence to represent the inferred CDS: inserted 1 base in 1 codon), with protein MAPKKDKAPPPSSKPAKSGGGKQKKKKWSKGKQKEKVNNAVLFDQASYDKMLSEVPKYKQITPSVLSERLRINGSLARRAIKDLMXEGSIRMLSAHASQQIYTRATNT; from the exons ATG GCGCCGAAGAAGGATAAAGCTCCTCCCCCATCTTCTAAGCCGGCCAAATCCGGTGGAGGGAAGCAGAAGAAGAAG AAGTGGAGCAAGGGAAAGCAGAAGGAGAAGGTGAACAACGCGGTGCTCTTCGATCAGGCGAGCTATGATAAGATGCTCTCCGAAGTTCCAAAGTACAAGCAGATCACTCCCTCTGTGCTGTCTGAAAGATTAAGG ATCAATGGATCACTGGCGAGAAGGGCAATAAAGGATCTAA GCGAGGGTTCCATCAGGATGCTATCTGCCCATGCCAGTCAACAAATTTACACAAGAGCCACCAATACCTAG
- the LOC114912590 gene encoding uncharacterized protein → MAIRSPAARAPLRLLLGRPATMEGVVGGARMGAPRYFSDSTGRILSEEERAKENVFIQKMERERLEKLRRKREKERAEVEKSSAEKKLEEPLAG, encoded by the exons ATGGCCATAAGGTCTCCTGCGGCGCGAGCTCCTCTTCGTCTTCTCCTGGGTCGACCTGCGACGATGGAAGGAGTCGTGGGTGGTGCTCGAATGGGAGCCCCTCGCTACTTCAGCGACAGCACGGGGAGGATTCTCAGCGAGGAGGAGAGAGCCAAAGAGAACGTCTTCATCCAG AAAATGGAGAGGGAGCGGTTGGAGAAGTTGCGCAGAAAGCGGGAGAAAGAGAGAGCGGAAGTGGAAAAATCCAGTGCCGAAAAG AAGTTGGAGGAACCTCTGGCAGGCTGA